In the Telopea speciosissima isolate NSW1024214 ecotype Mountain lineage chromosome 2, Tspe_v1, whole genome shotgun sequence genome, one interval contains:
- the LOC122651997 gene encoding cytochrome c oxidase assembly protein COX15, protein MVRSRSILLLGRKKILSSFSQMKDSYSVSKESVLPYISIASRTYGSQSGFRSLFDGSRFAFKGYYRPSSRNMTTTTAATSILSSKKEGLKLLVTTGPRAQKIVGIWLFGSAAWVFSMVVLGGVTRLTRSGLSMTDWKFTGSLPPLSEEEWLIEFEKYKESPEYKRVNRGMTVEDFKFIYWLEYAHRMWGRALGVMFALPFTYFLHQGWITFRLGMKLSALFAFGAGQGLIGWWMVKSGLEEPASEYVQPRVSPYRLAVHLTSAFAIYSGLLWTALSVVMPDPPAGSIAWVHGAAKVKKLAVPLSFLVGVTAISGAFVAGNDAGRAYNTFPKMGDTWIPDDIFSMKPLIRNFFENTSLVQLDHRILATATLLSIGSLWWVTKRLDIHPAVRSLIGSTMGMAALQVTLGISTLLSYVPVSLGTAHQAGALTLLTLMILLNHSVRRPSMMLIKSLTSVSKTA, encoded by the exons ATGGTGCGGAGCAGATCGATTTTACTTCTCGGGAGGAAGAAAATCCTAAGTTCATTCTCTCAAATGAAAGATTCTTATAGCGTTTCAAAGGAATCCGTTTTGCCCTACATATCCATCGCTTCTCGAACTTATGGTAGTCAATCAGGCTTTAGGAGCTTGTTCGATGGTTCCAGATTCGCATTTAAG GGATATTATCGTCCATCTTCAAGGAATATGACCACTACTACTGCTGCTACATCGATCTTATCATCAAAGAAGGAGGGACTAAAACTGCTAGTTACCACTGGACCTCGTGCCCAGAAAATAGTTGGGATATGGTTGTTTGGTTCTGCTGCGTGGGTGTTTAGCATGGTGGTACTTGGAGGTGTTACACGACTTACCCGATCTGGTCTGTCCATGACTGACTGGAAATTTACTGGTAGCCTGCCACCTCTATCAGAGGAAGAATGGTTGATTGAGTTTGAGAAATATAAAGAGTCTCCTGAGTACAAGCG AGTAAACAGGGGGATGACTGTTGAAGATTTTAAATTCATATACTGGTTGGAATATGCACACCGGATGTGGGGAAGAGCACTTGGTGTTATGTTTGCTCTTCCATTTACATATTTTCTTCATCAGGGATGGATTACGTTCCGTCTTGGAATGAAACTTTCTGCTCTCTTTGCTTTTGGTGCTGGGCAGGGTCTAATTGGTTGGTGGATGGTGAAGAGTGGTTTAGAG GAACCTGCATCTGAGTATGTTCAGCCCAGAGTAAGCCCTTACCGTCTTGCTGTTCATCTTACATCAGCATTTGCTATATATTCTGGCCTTCTGTGGACTGCTCTGTCTGTTGTAATGCCTGATCCTCCTGCTGGGTCAATAGCTTGGGTTCATGGAGCAGCCAAAGTTAAGAAACTTGCTGTTCCTTTAAGCTTCCTTGTTGGTGTTACTGCAATTTCAGGAGCTTTTGTTGCTGGAAATGACGCG GGACGTGCTTATAATACATTTCCAAAGATGGGTGATACATGGATTCCAGATGATATTTTTAGCATGAAGCCACTTATCCGCAACTTCTTTGAGAACACATCATTGGTCCAG CTTGATCACCGAATACTTGCGACTGCAACACTGCTATCAATTGGCAGTTTGTGGTGGGTCACGAAGAGGCTTGACATTCATCCTGCAGTACGATCTTTAATTGGGAGCACCATGGGCATGGCAGCTTTGCAG GTCACTTTGGGAATATCAACACTTCTCTCATATGTTCCAGTTTCTCTCGGCACTGCACATCAAGCCGGAGCATTGACTTTGTTGACACTAATGATCCTTCTAAACCATTCTGTGAGAAGGCCATCCATGATGCTCATCAAATCCCTAACCTCTGTTTCGAAGACGGCCTAA